A genomic region of Thunnus albacares chromosome 4, fThuAlb1.1, whole genome shotgun sequence contains the following coding sequences:
- the med20 gene encoding mediator of RNA polymerase II transcription subunit 20 isoform X2 → MGVTCVCQVPVAEGKSVQQTVDMLHKKLEQLGAVKQGSFCVDCETYHATGNVSGQPTKLLYVMHNSETPLSCLALFEGGPCLIADANFDVLMVKLKSHFQNAKGHKVECRGSRYRYCDFLIKVGTVTMSSSARGISVEVEYCPCVVPGDCWNLVKEFMQSFLGPSVPELPSVFAAKPEGLFAPADSVDTMTQYLEMFNKLRKQQIPGSNVR, encoded by the exons ATGGGGGTCACTTG TGTGTGCCAGGTGCCTGTGGCAGAGGGGAAGAGTGTGCAGCAGACAGTGGACATGCTGCACAAGAAACTGGAGCAGCTGGGAGCGGTGAAGCAGGGCAGCTTCTGTGTAGACTGTGAGACATACCATGCAACAGGAAATGTCAGCg GTCAGCCCACCAAGCTCTTATATGTGATGCACAACTCTGAAACTCCCTTGAGCTGCCTGGCTCTGTTCGAAGGCGGACCCTGCCTCATAGCCGATGCAAACTTTGACGTTCTCATGGTGAAGCTGAAAAGTCACTTCCAAAACGCCAAGGGCCACAAGGTGGAGTGTCGTGGTTCAAGATACCGCTACTGTGACTTCTTGATAAAAGTTGGTACTGTGACAATGAGCTCCAGCGCACGAGGGATATCAGTAGAG GTGGAGTACTGTCCCTGTGTGGTTCCAGGGGACTGCTGGAATCTCGTGAAGGAGTTCATGCAGTCGTTTCTCGGCCCCAGCGTCCCTGAACTGCCGTCTGTGTTTGCTGCAAAGCCTGAAGGGCTTTTCGCACCAGCAGACAGCGTCGACACCATGACTCAGTACCTGGAGATGTTCAACAAACTTCGTAAACAGCAAATCCCAGGAAGTAATGTGCGTTGA
- the med20 gene encoding mediator of RNA polymerase II transcription subunit 20 isoform X1, giving the protein MVKRRSVCQVPVAEGKSVQQTVDMLHKKLEQLGAVKQGSFCVDCETYHATGNVSGQPTKLLYVMHNSETPLSCLALFEGGPCLIADANFDVLMVKLKSHFQNAKGHKVECRGSRYRYCDFLIKVGTVTMSSSARGISVEVEYCPCVVPGDCWNLVKEFMQSFLGPSVPELPSVFAAKPEGLFAPADSVDTMTQYLEMFNKLRKQQIPGSNVR; this is encoded by the exons TGTGTGCCAGGTGCCTGTGGCAGAGGGGAAGAGTGTGCAGCAGACAGTGGACATGCTGCACAAGAAACTGGAGCAGCTGGGAGCGGTGAAGCAGGGCAGCTTCTGTGTAGACTGTGAGACATACCATGCAACAGGAAATGTCAGCg GTCAGCCCACCAAGCTCTTATATGTGATGCACAACTCTGAAACTCCCTTGAGCTGCCTGGCTCTGTTCGAAGGCGGACCCTGCCTCATAGCCGATGCAAACTTTGACGTTCTCATGGTGAAGCTGAAAAGTCACTTCCAAAACGCCAAGGGCCACAAGGTGGAGTGTCGTGGTTCAAGATACCGCTACTGTGACTTCTTGATAAAAGTTGGTACTGTGACAATGAGCTCCAGCGCACGAGGGATATCAGTAGAG GTGGAGTACTGTCCCTGTGTGGTTCCAGGGGACTGCTGGAATCTCGTGAAGGAGTTCATGCAGTCGTTTCTCGGCCCCAGCGTCCCTGAACTGCCGTCTGTGTTTGCTGCAAAGCCTGAAGGGCTTTTCGCACCAGCAGACAGCGTCGACACCATGACTCAGTACCTGGAGATGTTCAACAAACTTCGTAAACAGCAAATCCCAGGAAGTAATGTGCGTTGA